From the genome of Paraclostridium sordellii, one region includes:
- a CDS encoding replication initiation protein, with translation MYLIEELENDKILMKNNILVKARYNLSLVENRIFLFMLYKLQRESKGVLKCEISHKEFKDIVKFKEKNTVKGILEVLEELRKKPIFFKEEKKNKKGSLWGAYGFINGYYYDDELGSFNIEASEKIHEILKEYLKMGYTPINVQIWLSLNNSYAQRFYDLLRLWSNTKTVITYKIDEIKELLMLEDKYDRYNDFKRRVITPAIKELNNTGYFKINIKENKVGRKVDSIDFIVKDLDKRKYFNNEKESRVIEVKNEDIVQENLITNNQSKKEESKDFYIPNKKLFTAKTLDNFKKDFSNYDFKDITYKKLLQEAILVTLEKDDEEKIKVKSYNYFKKTLENKINDIKDNKYKFKPTKTRFHNINQSFNKYKSDELEEILLNSQKGKFK, from the coding sequence TTGTATCTAATAGAAGAACTAGAAAATGATAAGATTTTGATGAAAAATAATATATTAGTTAAAGCACGATATAACTTAAGTTTAGTTGAAAATAGAATATTTTTATTTATGCTTTATAAGCTCCAAAGAGAGTCTAAAGGGGTTCTAAAGTGTGAAATTAGCCATAAAGAATTTAAAGATATAGTTAAGTTTAAAGAAAAAAATACTGTAAAAGGAATATTAGAAGTATTAGAGGAACTAAGAAAAAAGCCTATCTTTTTTAAAGAAGAAAAGAAAAATAAAAAAGGTAGTTTGTGGGGAGCTTATGGATTTATAAACGGATATTATTACGACGACGAATTAGGGAGTTTTAACATAGAAGCATCTGAAAAAATACATGAGATTTTAAAAGAATACTTGAAGATGGGGTACACACCTATAAATGTTCAAATATGGTTATCACTTAATAATTCATATGCACAACGTTTTTATGACTTATTAAGACTCTGGAGTAATACTAAAACGGTTATAACTTATAAAATAGATGAAATTAAAGAATTATTAATGTTAGAGGATAAATATGATAGATACAATGATTTTAAGAGAAGAGTTATAACTCCAGCTATAAAAGAACTTAACAATACAGGTTACTTTAAGATAAATATAAAAGAAAATAAAGTTGGTAGAAAAGTTGATTCTATAGATTTTATAGTAAAGGATCTGGATAAGAGAAAGTATTTTAACAATGAAAAAGAGTCTAGGGTTATAGAAGTCAAAAATGAAGATATAGTTCAAGAAAATTTAATAACTAATAATCAAAGTAAAAAAGAAGAATCAAAGGATTTCTATATTCCAAATAAAAAACTATTTACAGCTAAAACACTAGATAACTTTAAAAAAGATTTCTCAAATTATGATTTTAAAGACATTACATATAAAAAACTATTACAAGAAGCAATTCTAGTGACGTTAGAAAAAGATGATGAAGAAAAGATTAAAGTTAAATCTTATAATTATTTCAAAAAAACTTTAGAAAATAAAATAAATGATATTAAAGATAATAAATATAAATTTAAACCTACAAAAACTAGATTCCATAATATAAATCAATCTTTTAATAAATATAAATCAGATGAATTAGAAGAGATTTTATTAAATAGTCAAAAAGGTAAATTTAAATAA
- a CDS encoding ParA family protein has translation MKICSFFNVKGGVGKTTLTILTAMKLSKEGKKVLLIDADTQANLTQFLYKVVHEDKTLFQMLTENATADEVILESILDRFENIDLIPSDISLSVLSEYLSTQMGREKAVWRWFKNNIDTVEKYDYIFVDLSPSYDLIARNFMLISDSIITPIEYQDIASIRGCELFYQKFRQDLEFLDIQTNVKRAVVINSYTSRKLSTGDLFNNYLNEFEDIKRDLLESKISDTTVVKNAILNNMDLEDYCRKQKKAHKVREEFNNLIKELEEKEVL, from the coding sequence ATGAAAATATGTTCATTTTTCAATGTTAAAGGTGGAGTTGGAAAAACTACTTTAACAATACTTACTGCAATGAAATTAAGCAAAGAAGGTAAAAAAGTATTACTTATAGATGCAGATACTCAAGCTAACTTAACACAATTTTTATATAAGGTAGTTCACGAAGATAAAACATTATTTCAAATGCTAACAGAGAACGCAACAGCAGATGAAGTAATACTAGAAAGCATATTAGATAGATTTGAAAATATCGATTTAATTCCAAGTGATATAAGTTTAAGTGTATTATCTGAATATCTATCAACTCAAATGGGAAGAGAAAAAGCTGTATGGAGATGGTTTAAAAATAACATAGATACAGTAGAAAAATACGATTATATATTTGTAGATTTATCACCAAGCTATGATCTAATAGCTAGAAACTTTATGTTAATTTCAGATAGCATTATAACTCCAATTGAATATCAAGATATTGCTAGTATAAGAGGGTGCGAATTATTCTATCAAAAGTTTAGACAAGACTTAGAGTTTTTAGATATACAAACAAATGTAAAAAGAGCTGTTGTTATAAATTCATATACAAGCAGAAAACTATCTACTGGAGATTTATTTAATAACTATTTAAATGAATTTGAAGATATAAAAAGAGATTTATTAGAATCTAAGATTAGTGATACGACTGTAGTAAAGAATGCAATTTTAAATAATATGGATTTAGAAGATTATTGTAGAAAACAAAAGAAGGCTCACAAAGTTAGAGAAGAGTTTAATAATTTAATAAAAGAATTAGAAGAAAAGGAAGTGCTATAA